Proteins from one Mytilus galloprovincialis chromosome 11, xbMytGall1.hap1.1, whole genome shotgun sequence genomic window:
- the LOC143051629 gene encoding SAC3 domain-containing protein 1-like, whose product MNENKNFGNCKVGTCNFMCPPAEIELRTRERLVHFLEKTVQNGRLQTDTDKMVKEYSRPAAGKRDPGPNDLRPPEVLVRTVDYLLGSITAKKDVAWKDIYDFVFDRLRCIRQDMVIQNIGDSSGINILEKIARFHIYAGYRLCTEPIARFDPKINNQHTQECLKRLLYVYSVVPGNHDNRQEFESVYLLYNLGQTDALMHFYDLSKDLRTSSLISMCYRTSIEYMLGNHVRCLRLLHHHLCKRYPILLCAMHRHLLNIQRQSLQTMNTAFSSKASKYPVGNLLKLFMFTDTDHVITQCEQCGLNISKDKQSVNFIKGSFVHPDKEHKSYLEVIDKLITMDNLSDILLKKLPP is encoded by the exons ATGAACGAAAACAAAAATTTTGGAAATTGCAAAGTGGGAACTTGCAACTTTATGTGCCCACCAGCTGAGATAGAGCT aagaaCTAGAGAAAGATTAGTACATTTCCTTGAAAAGACAGTACAAAATGGAAG GCTTCAGACTGATACAGATAAAATGGTTAAAGAATACAGTAGGCCAGCAGCAGGCAAACGTGACCCTGGACCCAATGATCTTCGACCTCCAGAAGTTTTAGTCAGAACTGTTGATTATCTTCTTGGTAG tataACAGCAAAAAAAGATGTTGCCTGGAAAGATATTTACGATTTTGTATTTGACCGATTACGATGCATCCGTCAAGACATGGTGATACAAAATATAGGGGACAGCAGTGGGATAAACATCCTAGAAAAAATAGCAAGATTTCATATCTATGCTGGATACAG attatgTACAGAGCCAATAGCAAGATTTGACCCCAAGATTAACAACCAGCATACCCAAGAATGTTTAAAAAGACTATTATATGTATACTCAGTTGTACCTGGTAACCATGACAACAGACAGGAGTTTGAAAGtgtttatttattgtataatCTGGGTCAGACTGATGCTTTGATGCACTTTTATGATTTAAGTAAAGATTTACG gaCTTCATCCCTAATTAGCATGTGTTATAGGACCAGTATTGAATA CATGCTAGGTAATCATGTTAGGTGTCTTCGATTGCTCCACCACCATCTATGTAAACGGTATCCAATACTACTGTGTGCTATGCATCGCCATCTTTTAAACATCCAG aGACAATCATTGCAGACTATGAATACAGCATTTAGCTCAAAAGCATCCAAATATCCTGTGGGAAACCTCTTaaagttgtttatgtttacaGATACTGATCATGTGATCACACAGTGTGAACAATGTGGTTTGAACATCAGTAAAGATAAACAGTCTGTGAACTTCATAAAAGGATCTTTTGTTCATCCTGACAAg GAGCATAAATCCTACTTAGAAGTTATAGACAAATTGATAACAATGGACAATTTATCTGACATTCTTCTGAAAAAGCTACCACCATAG